In a genomic window of Polycladomyces subterraneus:
- a CDS encoding L,D-transpeptidase family protein, with protein sequence MRRLAILICFLLVVGWALPSAGASVGYRIVVDKSTNTLTLYQNGTVVRSYPVATGRSPRLTPEGTFPIVMKVVNPSWKNVPGGVPQNPLGKRWLGLSVHGDDGTTYGIHGTNRPDSIGTYASHGCIRMRNADVAELFRLIPVGTPVTIVNRSGKHALAHSNDVRLPVRSADGTLWTTPAAANIRQGASFHADILARLPRGTQLKVTGKAGSWYRVIWRGGCGFVHRSVVRSNPPVRYGHPITVTIAPRTAKIRTAPSFHAPVLRWLKQGTPLPVFGMSGDWYEIRIGDASGYVHRSVVRD encoded by the coding sequence TTGCGACGTCTTGCCATTCTGATCTGCTTTCTGTTGGTTGTGGGATGGGCGTTACCGAGCGCTGGCGCTTCCGTGGGATACCGCATTGTGGTCGATAAATCGACCAACACCTTGACATTATACCAAAATGGAACGGTGGTTCGCTCCTATCCCGTCGCCACTGGACGGTCACCCCGCCTGACACCGGAAGGGACGTTTCCCATCGTCATGAAAGTGGTGAATCCCAGCTGGAAAAACGTCCCCGGCGGCGTACCGCAAAATCCGCTTGGAAAACGATGGCTGGGTCTGAGCGTCCATGGTGACGATGGTACGACCTACGGCATTCACGGCACCAATCGTCCTGACTCCATTGGCACTTATGCCTCCCACGGATGCATCCGGATGCGCAATGCGGACGTAGCTGAATTGTTCCGGCTCATCCCGGTGGGCACCCCTGTAACCATTGTGAACAGGAGCGGCAAACACGCTCTCGCCCACTCCAATGATGTCCGTCTTCCGGTCCGTTCCGCCGACGGAACGCTTTGGACAACGCCGGCTGCGGCCAATATCCGTCAAGGCGCTTCTTTCCACGCCGACATTTTGGCCCGTTTGCCCCGCGGAACCCAACTGAAGGTTACCGGAAAAGCAGGAAGCTGGTACCGGGTGATATGGCGGGGCGGCTGCGGGTTCGTACATCGCTCCGTGGTAAGGTCAAATCCGCCCGTGCGATACGGACACCCGATCACGGTTACGATCGCCCCTCGAACAGCCAAGATTCGAACCGCACCATCCTTTCATGCGCCGGTGTTGCGTTGGCTGAAGCAGGGAACACCGTTGCCCGTTTTCGGCATGAGCGGGGATTGGTATGAAATCCGCATCGGAGATGCCAGCGGTTACGTCCACCGGAGTGTCGTCCGCGACTAG
- a CDS encoding sodium:solute symporter family protein: protein MITLAYSYFSKSEIYWPGLMIMLLLYCVFYYIGAKAITKRKGKTDDMLVAGRAMPLWISMFTMTATWVGGGYITGTAESVYKSGIVWTQAPWCYSISLIIGGIFYARKMRKLKFMTMLDPLEARFGKKMAGLLYIPALMGELFWSAAILTALGTTFGVILGFSFTVSIIFSAVVAVAYTVVGGLWAVAHTDVLQLTIMFIGLFLVLPFAFSHVGGFTAAFEHYRAGMKDSLSIFPPLTGWKDPDWGNSYWNWWDYSLLLIFGGIPWQSYFQRILSAKNENVAMWLSITAGLLCAVAAIPPTLIGIAGYNADWKALGTTAPENSSMILTYVFKYMTPNLVGAIALGGLAAAVLAAVAASMLSASGMAAWNVYRPLVKPQATPHQLQQIIKRCIIIIGTAATLIALNAKSVYALWYLCSDLVYVILFPQLTCALFYKGANRYGSLAGFIVAMVLRMGGGEPLLGIPPLIPYPMIENGTVLFPFRTFAALAGFVSIFVVSYFTRSICPPIKLRDTK, encoded by the coding sequence ATGATCACACTGGCTTATTCGTATTTTTCAAAAAGCGAGATATACTGGCCCGGATTGATGATCATGCTACTGTTATACTGTGTTTTTTATTACATAGGTGCAAAAGCGATTACCAAAAGAAAAGGGAAAACGGATGACATGCTTGTAGCAGGAAGAGCGATGCCCCTCTGGATCTCTATGTTCACCATGACAGCCACCTGGGTCGGAGGCGGATACATTACCGGTACGGCGGAAAGTGTGTATAAATCAGGGATTGTGTGGACCCAGGCCCCGTGGTGTTACTCAATCAGCCTGATTATTGGCGGAATCTTTTACGCTCGAAAAATGCGCAAACTGAAGTTTATGACCATGCTTGATCCACTGGAAGCCCGTTTCGGTAAAAAAATGGCCGGTCTACTCTATATTCCTGCGCTTATGGGGGAGCTATTCTGGAGTGCGGCGATCTTAACCGCTCTGGGAACAACATTTGGAGTGATTCTCGGATTTAGCTTTACTGTTTCGATTATTTTTTCTGCTGTTGTTGCTGTTGCTTATACGGTTGTTGGCGGGCTTTGGGCTGTTGCACATACAGATGTTTTGCAATTAACGATTATGTTTATTGGTTTATTTCTTGTCTTACCTTTTGCTTTTTCTCATGTGGGAGGTTTTACAGCAGCTTTTGAACATTATCGGGCAGGTATGAAAGATTCTTTGAGTATTTTCCCTCCTCTCACAGGCTGGAAAGATCCAGACTGGGGGAATTCCTACTGGAACTGGTGGGATTACTCTTTGCTCCTGATTTTTGGCGGGATCCCCTGGCAGAGCTATTTTCAACGTATACTTTCTGCAAAAAATGAGAATGTAGCCATGTGGTTATCCATTACTGCTGGATTGTTATGCGCAGTAGCCGCAATTCCTCCAACGCTCATAGGAATTGCTGGTTACAATGCAGACTGGAAAGCATTAGGAACAACAGCTCCTGAAAACTCTTCTATGATTCTTACTTATGTATTCAAATATATGACCCCCAATTTGGTCGGTGCGATCGCGCTTGGCGGATTAGCTGCAGCAGTTTTGGCCGCGGTTGCCGCATCGATGTTGTCAGCCTCCGGCATGGCCGCCTGGAATGTATATCGCCCCTTGGTAAAGCCGCAAGCTACTCCCCACCAACTACAACAAATCATTAAGCGTTGCATTATCATAATTGGAACGGCTGCTACACTGATCGCGTTAAATGCCAAGAGTGTCTATGCTCTTTGGTATTTATGCAGCGATTTAGTATACGTCATATTATTTCCTCAGTTAACTTGCGCGCTATTTTACAAGGGTGCCAATCGGTACGGTTCTCTTGCTGGTTTTATTGTGGCAATGGTGTTGCGCATGGGTGGCGGAGAACCTCTTCTCGGTATACCGCCTCTGATTCCTTATCCGATGATTGAAAACGGTACTGTATTGTTCCCATTCCGCACTTTTGCTGCGCTAGCAGGGTTTGTCTCCATTTTCGTCGTTTCTTATTTTACCCGTTCCATCTGTCCCCCGATAAAACTGAGAGATACAAAATGA
- a CDS encoding SH3 domain-containing protein → MPEGTPVWIHNGQHTGRWEGDPSYGVQPASGQLKITVDKTNIRTGPSTGAFVITRLAKNTVIEKTGVVRDWYQVKLNDGKTGYVYNANVVNAGKDTGMDTIRPASGRVQITASRANVRTAPSLSAPIIQKAVNGTVFSLTGQGREWYEIQLSNGYKAYLHQSVAKKVN, encoded by the coding sequence GTGCCGGAAGGCACACCCGTTTGGATTCACAACGGCCAACATACCGGCCGCTGGGAGGGCGACCCCTCCTACGGCGTCCAACCGGCTTCCGGTCAGCTGAAAATTACGGTGGACAAAACCAATATTCGCACCGGACCGTCCACCGGCGCCTTTGTCATCACCCGGCTGGCCAAAAACACCGTTATTGAGAAAACCGGTGTAGTGCGGGACTGGTATCAGGTAAAGCTGAATGACGGCAAAACGGGATACGTCTACAATGCCAACGTGGTTAACGCGGGCAAGGATACAGGGATGGACACGATCCGGCCTGCATCCGGCCGTGTACAAATTACGGCCAGCCGGGCCAACGTCCGAACGGCACCGTCACTATCCGCTCCCATCATCCAAAAAGCGGTGAACGGTACGGTGTTCTCCCTGACCGGGCAAGGCCGTGAGTGGTACGAAATCCAATTGTCCAACGGATACAAGGCTTATCTCCATCAATCTGTTGCCAAAAAAGTGAACTGA
- a CDS encoding iron-containing alcohol dehydrogenase, translating into MFMRFERMSRFKSFEMPTVVKHGVGVVTHTGEEVKKLGVSKVLLVTDPGVRRVGLIDPVVASLKEAQIEVVIFDRVEPNPSIYVVADGTKVYLDENCDGLVAVGGGSSMDTAKAIGVEVVHGEPVLEYEAAEGKKPLSKRIPPLTTIPTTAGTGSEVTQWAVITDPNRQFKFNVGGPLIAAHLTIIDPELHVSMPPHITAATGIDALSHAIECFTCHYAQPMTDAVALLAIEYVAKYLRRAVANGNDIEARYAMSQAAMLAGLSYGSESAGAAHAMAQTLGGIIPVAHGQCVAALLGPVMEYNWMGEPEKYARIAQAMGVNIHGMSVEEAAKAAVKAVYQLVRDVEIPTLEEQGVPADMIPRLAQEAYNDPQTIGNPRDIDVKGYEWIYRRCFNLEPSTIEEYNSKPFVSV; encoded by the coding sequence ATGTTCATGCGCTTTGAACGAATGAGCAGATTCAAAAGCTTTGAGATGCCCACGGTCGTAAAACACGGTGTCGGTGTGGTCACGCACACCGGAGAAGAAGTGAAAAAGCTCGGCGTCAGCAAAGTGTTGCTTGTCACGGACCCGGGCGTAAGAAGAGTAGGTTTGATTGATCCCGTTGTTGCTAGTTTAAAAGAAGCACAGATTGAAGTCGTGATTTTTGACAGAGTAGAACCAAACCCGTCTATTTATGTTGTGGCTGATGGGACAAAGGTATACCTCGACGAAAACTGTGACGGCCTTGTTGCTGTTGGTGGTGGCAGCTCGATGGATACAGCCAAAGCCATTGGGGTTGAAGTAGTCCATGGAGAACCGGTTTTGGAGTATGAAGCGGCTGAGGGGAAAAAACCGCTCTCCAAACGGATTCCGCCGCTTACCACGATCCCTACTACGGCCGGGACGGGTAGTGAGGTTACGCAATGGGCAGTGATTACCGACCCCAATCGTCAATTCAAATTTAATGTGGGAGGTCCGTTGATCGCTGCTCATTTGACGATAATTGATCCAGAACTTCACGTCTCCATGCCTCCGCATATTACGGCAGCCACAGGAATTGATGCCTTGTCTCACGCCATAGAATGCTTTACGTGTCATTACGCTCAACCGATGACGGATGCCGTTGCGCTGCTCGCCATCGAGTATGTAGCGAAGTACTTACGTCGAGCAGTAGCCAACGGCAATGATATTGAAGCACGCTATGCTATGTCACAGGCAGCCATGCTTGCCGGTCTTTCCTATGGAAGCGAATCGGCGGGAGCCGCACACGCAATGGCCCAGACACTCGGTGGAATCATCCCAGTGGCTCACGGTCAATGCGTAGCGGCGCTGTTAGGGCCTGTCATGGAATATAACTGGATGGGAGAACCGGAAAAATATGCGCGAATTGCACAGGCAATGGGTGTGAACATCCACGGCATGAGCGTCGAGGAAGCGGCAAAAGCAGCTGTAAAAGCGGTTTATCAATTAGTCAGGGATGTAGAAATCCCGACCCTGGAGGAACAAGGCGTGCCTGCCGATATGATTCCACGCTTGGCACAGGAAGCATATAACGATCCCCAAACGATTGGAAATCCGCGTGACATCGATGTAAAAGGCTATGAATGGATTTATCGCCGCTGCTTCAATTTGGAGCCATCGACGATCGAAGAGTACAACAGCAAGCCGTTTGTTAGTGTTTAA
- a CDS encoding amidohydrolase family protein, whose amino-acid sequence MPIIIDSRFPLTKNQGFLPDPFTCDDYIQRTRHLGVIGGVVVSGSFQSFDQSYLAEALKTLGPNFVGVTQLPVDYPDEKILHLHQLGVRGVRFNVHRGRSVPLAQLEQFALRVYELAGWHVELYIDSRMLTDLAPLLIRLPAVSIDHLGLSREGFPTLLSLVEKGIRVKANRVR is encoded by the coding sequence ATGCCCATTATCATCGACTCACGTTTTCCACTGACAAAAAATCAAGGCTTTTTGCCCGATCCTTTCACTTGTGATGATTACATTCAAAGAACCCGTCACCTTGGTGTGATCGGAGGTGTGGTCGTATCCGGCTCTTTTCAATCATTTGATCAAAGCTATCTGGCAGAAGCGCTGAAAACCCTCGGTCCGAACTTTGTCGGCGTCACTCAGTTGCCTGTCGATTATCCCGACGAAAAAATCCTGCACCTTCACCAACTCGGAGTCAGGGGAGTCCGGTTCAATGTACATCGCGGGAGATCCGTGCCATTGGCCCAATTGGAGCAATTCGCTCTACGTGTATATGAGCTGGCAGGCTGGCACGTGGAACTCTACATCGATTCTCGTATGTTGACCGACCTTGCCCCATTGTTAATTCGATTGCCCGCTGTCTCCATCGATCATCTGGGGTTATCCCGTGAAGGTTTTCCCACTTTGCTCTCTCTGGTGGAAAAAGGGATACGAGTCAAAGCCAACAGGGTTCGGTAG
- the betB gene encoding betaine-aldehyde dehydrogenase, giving the protein MNKMYINGKWVDARSGQTKQIMNPYNQEVIATVPRGDRSDAKDAIQAARKAFDHGEWRNLTSIERGEILFQIALKIKEYRQELAELETLNTGKTLIESLADMDGIAGVFQYYAGLADKDGGYMIESPHPHSVSRVVREPVGVCGLITPWNYPLLQASWKLAPALAAGNTIVLKPAEITPLTSIKIFEIFDEVGLPPGVANLVLGPGSTVGAELAENHDVDLISFTGGGEAGRQIMKAAAGNFKKISMELGGKNPNIVFADADFETAVDYALNAVFFHAGQVCSAGARLLVEASIHDRFVEAVVEKAKHIRLGNGFDEDTQMGPLISAEHLATVEKYIQMGLEEGATLVLGGKRPQNPELQKGFFIEPTIFINCHTSMRIVQEESFGPVLTVETFHTEEEAIRLANDSIYGLAGAVWTSDLNRAERVVRQLRMGTTWINDYHPYFPQAPWGGYKQSGIGRELSLIGLEEYTELKHIYLNTNPQPMNWFKEVKPKAKEVF; this is encoded by the coding sequence ATGAACAAGATGTACATCAATGGCAAGTGGGTAGATGCTCGTTCAGGACAGACCAAACAGATTATGAACCCCTACAATCAAGAAGTGATCGCCACTGTACCGCGTGGAGACCGCTCAGACGCGAAGGATGCCATTCAAGCGGCAAGAAAGGCGTTTGATCACGGAGAGTGGAGAAATCTAACCTCTATCGAAAGAGGAGAAATCCTCTTTCAAATAGCCCTTAAAATTAAAGAATACAGACAGGAATTAGCCGAATTAGAAACTTTAAATACGGGCAAAACGCTGATTGAAAGCTTGGCTGATATGGATGGAATCGCTGGTGTATTTCAGTATTACGCTGGGCTCGCCGACAAGGACGGCGGCTATATGATTGAGTCCCCCCATCCCCATTCCGTCAGCAGAGTGGTTCGTGAGCCTGTGGGAGTTTGTGGATTAATTACACCATGGAACTATCCATTGTTACAAGCTTCATGGAAATTGGCTCCGGCACTCGCAGCAGGGAATACAATTGTGCTGAAACCTGCGGAAATTACTCCTCTTACTTCCATTAAAATATTCGAGATATTTGACGAGGTGGGGTTGCCACCTGGTGTCGCAAACCTCGTCTTGGGGCCTGGTTCGACTGTTGGCGCTGAATTAGCAGAAAACCACGACGTTGATTTGATCTCCTTTACCGGCGGTGGAGAAGCTGGAAGACAGATTATGAAAGCAGCAGCCGGGAATTTCAAGAAAATTTCCATGGAACTTGGAGGAAAGAACCCGAATATTGTATTTGCCGACGCAGATTTTGAGACAGCAGTAGATTACGCTCTGAACGCTGTGTTTTTCCATGCCGGTCAAGTATGTTCCGCCGGGGCGCGGCTGCTTGTAGAAGCATCCATTCACGACCGGTTTGTAGAAGCGGTCGTTGAAAAGGCGAAGCACATCCGTCTGGGTAACGGTTTTGATGAAGATACGCAAATGGGTCCGTTGATTTCCGCCGAGCATTTAGCGACAGTTGAAAAATATATTCAAATGGGCTTGGAAGAAGGAGCCACTCTTGTGCTTGGAGGCAAACGCCCCCAAAATCCGGAATTGCAAAAAGGTTTCTTCATCGAACCTACTATTTTCATCAATTGCCATACGAGTATGCGTATCGTTCAAGAAGAATCCTTTGGTCCCGTGCTTACTGTAGAAACGTTCCATACGGAAGAAGAAGCGATTCGCCTGGCAAATGACAGCATATATGGATTGGCAGGTGCTGTTTGGACAAGTGATCTGAACCGAGCAGAACGGGTTGTCCGACAATTGCGCATGGGAACTACATGGATCAACGATTATCATCCGTATTTCCCGCAAGCTCCTTGGGGTGGATATAAACAATCGGGAATCGGACGTGAGCTAAGCTTGATTGGTTTGGAAGAATACACGGAACTGAAACATATCTACTTAAATACAAACCCTCAACCGATGAATTGGTTCAAAGAGGTCAAGCCGAAGGCAAAAGAAGTGTTCTAG
- a CDS encoding DUF969 domain-containing protein has product MLTLIGIAIVIVGFALRFNPLLVVTVAGIATGLAGDLPFDQILTSFGEAFVKNRYLSLFILTLPVIGLLERYGLKEQAQVLISKVKAATTGRLLILYLFVREIAATIGLTSLGGHAQMVRPLVAPMAEGAAENRYGTLPEKVRNQIKAYAASADNVGLFFGEDIFIAFGAILLMKGFFEQNGIKVEPLDMAMWGIPTAIAAFLIHGTRLLLLERKIKRQVEESQVNDSTSTYV; this is encoded by the coding sequence ATGCTGACGCTTATTGGGATTGCAATTGTGATAGTCGGTTTTGCCTTGCGATTTAATCCATTACTTGTCGTAACGGTTGCAGGAATTGCCACCGGTTTGGCCGGAGATCTTCCATTCGACCAGATCCTGACCTCATTCGGTGAAGCATTTGTAAAAAACCGCTATCTCTCATTGTTCATACTCACCTTGCCGGTGATTGGCCTGCTGGAACGTTACGGCCTAAAGGAACAAGCGCAAGTGTTGATCAGCAAAGTGAAAGCGGCTACGACTGGACGTCTCCTCATCTTGTATTTGTTTGTACGGGAAATTGCCGCAACTATAGGATTGACAAGCCTCGGTGGACACGCCCAAATGGTGCGTCCGTTGGTTGCGCCAATGGCAGAGGGCGCTGCTGAAAACCGATATGGAACACTTCCGGAAAAGGTGCGCAATCAGATTAAGGCATACGCAGCGTCTGCTGACAACGTGGGATTATTTTTCGGCGAAGATATCTTTATTGCGTTTGGCGCGATCTTGTTGATGAAAGGATTCTTTGAACAAAACGGGATCAAGGTGGAACCCCTTGATATGGCTATGTGGGGCATTCCAACCGCGATCGCCGCTTTCCTGATCCACGGTACTCGGCTCTTGTTGTTGGAGCGAAAAATAAAGCGTCAAGTAGAAGAGTCTCAAGTGAACGATTCGACTTCAACATACGTATAA
- a CDS encoding MFS transporter has protein sequence MSNVSIAMRLDRLPITILHKKATVLIGTGLFFDFFDIFLAGVLSTVLEEHFHVAHELLPLLLGSSFLGMFIGAIVLNGLADRFGRKKAFMFNLAVYSVFTLLAAFSPNVGLLIVFRFLAGLGLGAEPPLCDTYLSELLPASKRGKYVAWAYTLGFLAMPVEGFLAKLLVPLQFLGFEGWRWLFIIGSIGSLVVWILRRNLPESPRWLAAAGRLEEANRITAQFEEEAKKKRTDLVPLFSSSTQTLPEQMPKQKVSFAVLFQKQYLQSTVMLWFFQILQTIGYYGFGTLVPLILKAKGYSVIHSLEYTAFTFLGYPIGSLLSLPLVERIDRKWLIVLSAFLMGVFGISFGVTENPMLIILFGVLYTLVSNVFSNAFHIYQAEIFPTSVRATATGVAYSLSRFMSGLMPFLLLPILKQYGSTVMFTVVAIAMGLIMIDIGLLGPRTTGRSLEEINEEKFHPSDSHISM, from the coding sequence ATGTCAAATGTTTCAATTGCCATGCGTTTAGACAGGCTACCGATTACCATCCTTCACAAAAAAGCAACGGTGTTAATCGGAACCGGTCTATTCTTTGACTTCTTTGATATTTTCCTAGCGGGAGTTCTCAGTACCGTCTTGGAGGAACATTTTCATGTCGCTCATGAACTTTTGCCCCTGCTGCTCGGCTCCAGCTTTTTGGGTATGTTTATCGGGGCAATCGTGCTCAATGGTTTGGCGGATCGGTTTGGGCGGAAAAAAGCTTTTATGTTTAATCTGGCTGTCTATTCGGTATTCACGCTACTCGCTGCATTTAGCCCAAACGTTGGGTTATTGATCGTTTTCCGGTTTTTAGCCGGGCTTGGTCTGGGGGCCGAACCGCCGCTTTGCGATACCTACCTCAGTGAGTTGTTACCAGCCTCCAAACGTGGGAAATATGTGGCCTGGGCATATACTTTAGGCTTTTTGGCGATGCCGGTCGAAGGATTCTTGGCAAAATTATTAGTACCATTGCAATTCCTGGGATTCGAAGGTTGGCGTTGGTTGTTTATCATTGGCTCCATCGGTTCACTGGTCGTTTGGATTTTGCGGCGGAATTTGCCCGAATCCCCACGATGGCTGGCAGCAGCGGGACGGCTGGAAGAAGCGAATCGAATCACTGCTCAGTTTGAAGAGGAGGCGAAGAAAAAAAGGACAGATTTGGTTCCATTGTTTTCCTCGAGTACTCAGACTCTTCCTGAACAAATGCCGAAACAAAAAGTATCCTTCGCTGTTTTGTTTCAGAAACAATATCTGCAATCCACTGTTATGTTATGGTTTTTTCAAATATTGCAAACCATCGGCTATTACGGATTTGGGACCCTTGTACCTCTAATCTTGAAGGCGAAAGGTTATTCCGTAATTCATTCGCTGGAATATACCGCATTCACTTTTTTGGGGTATCCGATCGGTTCATTGTTATCACTACCACTTGTGGAACGGATTGACCGCAAATGGCTAATCGTTCTTTCCGCTTTTCTGATGGGTGTGTTTGGTATCTCATTTGGAGTAACGGAAAACCCTATGCTCATCATCCTGTTTGGAGTATTATACACGCTCGTCAGTAATGTCTTTTCGAATGCTTTTCATATTTACCAAGCGGAGATTTTTCCAACCTCTGTTCGCGCAACAGCTACTGGGGTCGCTTACAGTTTGAGCCGCTTCATGAGCGGGTTGATGCCATTCCTGTTGCTTCCGATTTTAAAACAATACGGTTCTACGGTCATGTTTACTGTCGTTGCCATTGCGATGGGACTCATTATGATTGATATTGGCTTGCTAGGGCCGCGAACCACGGGGCGATCTCTCGAAGAAATCAATGAGGAAAAATTCCATCCTTCTGACTCGCATATCAGTATGTAA
- a CDS encoding cupin domain-containing protein, giving the protein MRKRSRANAEHYHWGEACDGWHLVKHPDMSVIHERMPPGTKETRHYHERARQFFFVLSGVATMEIAGETVELHPLEGIEVPPGVPHQMQNRSARSVEFLVISQPFAQGDRVTVPLSESEKA; this is encoded by the coding sequence ATGAGAAAGCGAAGCCGTGCGAACGCGGAGCACTATCATTGGGGGGAGGCGTGTGACGGGTGGCACCTGGTCAAGCACCCGGATATGAGCGTGATACATGAACGGATGCCACCGGGAACAAAAGAGACAAGACACTACCACGAGCGGGCACGCCAGTTTTTCTTCGTATTGTCCGGAGTCGCGACGATGGAGATCGCGGGGGAGACGGTGGAATTGCATCCGCTGGAGGGAATCGAAGTGCCGCCGGGAGTGCCGCATCAGATGCAAAACCGATCTGCGAGATCAGTGGAATTTCTTGTGATCTCCCAACCGTTTGCACAGGGAGACCGGGTGACCGTTCCCCTTTCCGAATCGGAAAAAGCTTGA
- a CDS encoding DUF979 domain-containing protein, translating to MILNLEYIYYIAGIFLVVISLLTLKDRGNPKRVLTALFWGLFAISFLFGQVIPPMYMGVLVIIMALIAGLGGVSTGSYSQTTDEQRAVSAKKFGNKLFLPALLIPLITIVGTMWLKDVKIGGLLLLDKENVTLVSLGVACVIALIAAMALTREKSLQPIQESRRLLDAIGWAAVLPQMLATLGGLFAAAGVGKVIAGLVSSSIPVDNRFLVVAAYAVGMALFTMIMGNAFAAFPVMTAGIGLPLVVQMHGGNPAVMAAIGMFSGYCGTLMTPMAANFNIVPAALLDLPDKHAVIKAQVPTALMLLVVNIFLMYFLVF from the coding sequence ATGATTCTCAATCTTGAATATATCTACTATATCGCAGGTATTTTTCTCGTTGTCATTTCGCTGTTGACGTTGAAAGACAGGGGCAATCCGAAGCGGGTGTTAACTGCTTTGTTTTGGGGCCTGTTTGCCATATCGTTTTTGTTTGGACAAGTGATTCCGCCCATGTATATGGGAGTTCTCGTCATCATCATGGCGCTGATTGCAGGTCTTGGAGGGGTGAGTACGGGATCTTACAGCCAAACTACAGACGAGCAGCGGGCGGTGAGTGCCAAGAAGTTCGGAAACAAATTGTTTCTGCCGGCTCTATTGATCCCGTTGATTACCATCGTCGGAACGATGTGGTTAAAAGATGTGAAAATCGGCGGGCTTTTGTTGCTGGATAAAGAGAATGTGACACTTGTCAGCTTGGGTGTCGCATGCGTCATTGCGTTGATTGCAGCCATGGCATTAACCCGGGAAAAAAGTTTGCAGCCGATTCAAGAATCACGACGTTTGTTGGATGCGATCGGTTGGGCCGCTGTGCTTCCTCAGATGCTCGCCACCTTAGGTGGTTTGTTTGCTGCGGCAGGTGTGGGAAAAGTGATAGCCGGTCTGGTGAGCTCGTCGATTCCAGTCGATAACCGTTTCCTTGTAGTCGCGGCCTATGCGGTTGGAATGGCTTTATTTACCATGATCATGGGAAATGCATTTGCCGCTTTCCCGGTTATGACGGCAGGAATCGGATTGCCATTGGTTGTTCAAATGCACGGAGGAAATCCTGCTGTTATGGCCGCGATTGGCATGTTTTCCGGCTACTGTGGAACCCTGATGACTCCGATGGCTGCAAACTTCAATATTGTGCCGGCAGCGTTGCTCGATTTGCCGGACAAACACGCAGTCATCAAGGCACAGGTGCCAACTGCATTGATGCTGTTGGTCGTGAACATCTTCCTGATGTATTTCTTGGTATTCTAG
- a CDS encoding amidohydrolase family protein, whose product MDLDVKEAIRSITVVNPHALMFGTDLPFTRAVRPFQDADIDLIRETLGEALAEKVLYRNAVEWYRPSSMTVG is encoded by the coding sequence GTGGATTTGGACGTGAAAGAGGCGATTCGATCCATCACTGTGGTCAATCCCCATGCATTGATGTTCGGCACGGATCTTCCCTTCACCAGGGCCGTAAGACCGTTTCAGGATGCGGATATTGACCTCATCCGTGAGACCCTTGGGGAAGCGCTTGCAGAGAAGGTACTTTACCGCAATGCTGTAGAATGGTATCGGCCCTCCAGCATGACAGTGGGGTAG
- the pcp gene encoding pyroglutamyl-peptidase I, which translates to MQKVLLTGFDPFGGEPVNPASEAIQRLSTKNFDNIELVTKQIPTVFHKSIEVLKQAIQEVQPNVVICVGQAGGRSDITVERVAINVDDARIPDNEGNQPIDDPIVPDGPVAYWSSLPIKAIVKNIREADIPASVSQTAGTFVCNHLFYGLSHLIATEFPSIRGGFIHIPYLPEQAIRHAGAPSMSLDHIVQALEIAVQTSVTQTVDIQAMGGQIC; encoded by the coding sequence GTGCAAAAAGTGTTACTTACAGGATTTGATCCATTCGGGGGTGAACCTGTCAACCCGGCGTCAGAAGCGATTCAACGACTGAGCACCAAGAATTTTGACAATATCGAACTTGTCACAAAACAAATACCGACTGTTTTCCATAAATCGATCGAGGTCTTAAAACAGGCAATTCAAGAGGTTCAACCGAACGTCGTGATTTGTGTGGGGCAAGCGGGTGGACGTAGCGACATCACGGTTGAACGCGTAGCAATCAATGTGGATGATGCCCGGATCCCCGATAATGAAGGAAACCAACCGATTGACGATCCGATCGTGCCGGATGGTCCGGTCGCATACTGGTCGAGTCTTCCAATTAAAGCGATTGTGAAAAACATCAGGGAAGCGGATATACCGGCTTCTGTTTCCCAGACAGCGGGCACATTTGTGTGCAACCACCTTTTCTATGGTCTGTCCCATTTGATCGCGACCGAGTTTCCATCCATCCGCGGTGGATTTATTCATATCCCGTACTTACCCGAGCAGGCGATTCGCCATGCTGGAGCTCCCAGTATGAGTCTGGATCATATTGTACAAGCACTTGAAATTGCCGTTCAAACCTCTGTTACTCAGACGGTGGACATTCAAGCGATGGGCGGTCAGATCTGTTAG